One Marmota flaviventris isolate mMarFla1 chromosome 16, mMarFla1.hap1, whole genome shotgun sequence DNA segment encodes these proteins:
- the Znf782 gene encoding zinc finger protein 782, giving the protein MIRSSSCSSCPGSLRKMNTSQASVSFKDVTVELSQEEWQHMGPAQRTLYREVMLENYSHLVSVGFCFTKPELIFTLEQGEDPWSLEKEKGFLNWSSPEDSQPDKVSEKSPENQGKRLWQVLFPNRSLTTEQEIPEKPCNLEINIFPTRMMPYRCIASGPTYPSLSLLASRCQYSRGKTCELNLYERWLLGIKGHPTNLGEESFVCSKNVRALHRKEEVIQPQTIQNLGQDFQYKERGKILLEKAALVTSPVVHQKVKSYKFSTFGENQGDRSTFFISKSIHPKDKSHYELNESRNSFSRTTQRTNTGGKPFGHKSHIRGQQRIHFEVKHFEYEKNFSHNSPPQVHQRTHTTDKPADLNTCVETFSCQSTFSEHPRTHIRVKPCEGDACGKSCSTNLLLIRPQKSQSGEKPYECPDCGKAFGEKARLRKHQRTHTGEKPYKCDGCEKSFSAKSGLRIHQRTHTGEKPFECHECGKSFNYKSILIVHQRTHTGEKPFECSECGKSFSHMSGLRNHRRTHTGERPYKCDECGKAFKLKSGLRKHHRTHTGEKPYKCNQCGKAFGQKSQLRGHNRIHTGEKPYTCSHCGEAFSQKSNLRVHHRTHTGEKPYKCDECGKTFRQKSNLRGHQRTHTGEKPYDCNECGKAFSEKSVLRKHQRTHTGEKPYTCAQCGEAFSQKSNLRVHQRTHTGEKPYKCDRCGKTFSQKSSLREHQKAHAGLNV; this is encoded by the exons GGTTCTGCTTTACCAAACCAGAACTGATCTTCACGTTGGAACAAGGAGAAGATCCGTGgtcattagagaaagaaaaaggattccTAAACTGGAGTTCCCCAG aagACTCACAACCTGATAAAGTCTCAGAAAAGAGCCCAGAAAATCAAGGCAAACGTTTGTGGCAAGTTTTGTTCCCCAACAGATCATTGACTACAGAGCAAGAAATTCCAGAGAAACCATGTAAcctggaaataaatattttccctaCAAGAATGATGCCTTATCGGTGTATTGCTTCTGGGCCTACTTACCCAAGCCTCAGCCTTTTGGCCTCACGCTGTCAGTATTCAAGAGGAAAGACTTGTGAGCTTAACTTGTATGAGAGGTGGCTCCTCGGTATTAAAGGTCACCCAACTAATCTTGGAGAGGAGTCTTTTGTTTGCAGTAAGAATGTGAGAGCTCTCCATCGTAAGGAGGAAGTTATTCAGCCTCAGACAATTCAGAATTTGGGGCAGGATTTTCAATATAAAGAACGTGGTAAAATTTTACTTGAAAAGGCCGCCCTCGTTACTTCTCCTGTGGTCCACCAAAAGGTGAAATCGTATAAATTCAGTACATTTGGAGAAAACCAAGGTGACAGATCCACCTTTTTCATCTCCAAGAGCATTCACCCAAAGGACAAGAGTCACTATGAGCTTAATGAAAGCAGGAATAGTTTCAGTAGGACCACCCAAAGAACCAACACAGGAGGAAAACCCTTTGGCCACAAATCCCACATTAGAGGACAGCAGAGAATTCACTTTGAGGTGAAGCActttgaatatgaaaaaaatttcagcCATAATTCACCCCCACAGGTACATCAGAGAACTCACACAACAGATAAACCCGCTGACCTTAACACGTGTGTAGAAACATTCAGCTGCCAATCAACTTTTAGTGAGCATCCAAGAACCCACATAAGGGTGAAACCCTGTGAGGGTGATGCATGTGGGAAATCCTGCTCTACGAATTTACTCCTGATTCGGCCTCAGAAAAGTCAGAGTggggagaaaccctatgaatgtccTGACTGTGGGAAAGCTTTCGGTGAGAAGGCACGCCTAAGGAAACATCAGAGAactcacacaggagagaagccatacaaatgtGACGGATGTGAGAAGTCTTTCAGTGCAAAGTCAGGCCTCAGAATCCATCAAAGAACCCACACAGGGGAGAAACCCTTCGAATGTCATGAATGTGGGAAGTCTTTCAACTATAAGTCAATCCTCATAGTACACCAGAGAACGCACACGGGAGAGAAACCCTTTGAATGCAGTGAATGTGGCAAATCTTTCAGCCACATGTCAGGCCTTAGGAATCACCGGAGAACTCATACAGGGGAGAGACCATATAAATGTGATGAGTGTGGGAAAGCTTTCAAACTGAAGTCAGGCCTAAGAAAGCACCACCGAACACACACaggggagaagccctacaaatgtaatcAGTGTGGAAAAGCTTTTGGACAGAAATCACAGCTTAGAGGGCACAACAGAATTCACACGGGGGAGAAACCCTATACCTGCAGTCACTGCGGGGAAGCGTTCAGTCAGAAATCAAACCTCAGAGTACATCACAGaactcatactggggagaaaccCTATAAATGTGATGAATGTGGGAAAACATTCAGGCAGAAATCAAATCTCAGAGGACACCAGAGAACTCACacaggggagaagccctatgactgtaatgaatgtggaaaagcttttagtGAGAAGTCAGTCCTGAGAAAGCACCAGCGAACTCACACGGGGGAGAAACCCTACACCTGTGCTCAGTGTGGGGAAGCTTTCAGTCAGAAATCAAATCTCAGAGTACATCAGAGaactcacacaggagagaaaccttACAAATGTGATAGATGTGGGAAAACTTTCAGCCAGAAATCAAGCCTCAGAGAACATCAGAAAGCCCATGCAGGATTAAATGTATGA